In Phycisphaerales bacterium, the sequence GCCCAGACCCGCCCGAAGGCCGAGCACCCCGAGACGAGCCCCGCCCCGTCTCCGCCGCCGACTGGATCAACTGGACCACCGCGTCGCCCTGCGACCGGGCCGTATCCAGGGCCTTCTTCGCCACCGCGACCGAGATCTTGGATCCCAGATCCACCGATCGGAGAGCACCCAACGACACACCAGATGACACGCCCTGTACGTCCATATCCTCACCATCGGCCAAAGCCCACCCAGGCTTCAGCCCAGACCGCGTTGACAGCCAACCCGCTCCCGCGGTATAACCCGACCTCCAAAACCTGTTCTCTCGTCGAA encodes:
- a CDS encoding YjfB family protein, with the translated sequence MDLGSKISVAVAKKALDTARSQGDAVVQLIQSAAETGRGSSRGARPSGGSGPKAGGLDLFA